A genomic stretch from Streptosporangiales bacterium includes:
- a CDS encoding MerR family DNA-binding protein, whose protein sequence is MRTGEVAAQANVNIQTLRYYERRGLLPEPPRRASGYRVYGPDAVEVVRFIKRGQELGFSLEEIESLFDLMAGGPDDCDQVRNVARRRIAQLEARITDLQAMRDSLDELVATCHLPRAERHCPLLRALGCMGPRV, encoded by the coding sequence ATGCGTACCGGAGAGGTTGCCGCGCAGGCGAACGTGAACATCCAGACCCTGCGCTACTACGAGCGCCGGGGATTGCTTCCCGAGCCGCCGCGCCGGGCGTCCGGGTATCGGGTCTACGGACCGGACGCGGTGGAGGTCGTGCGATTCATCAAGCGTGGGCAAGAGCTCGGCTTCAGCCTTGAGGAGATCGAGTCGTTGTTCGACCTGATGGCGGGCGGGCCCGACGACTGCGACCAGGTCCGCAATGTCGCCCGGAGGCGTATCGCGCAGCTGGAGGCCCGGATCACCGACCTGCAGGCGATGCGCGACTCGCTCGACGAGCTGGTGGCCACCTGCCATCTGCCCCGCGCCGAACGGCACTGCCCGTTGCTCCGTGCGCTGGGTTGCATGGGACCGAGGGTGTGA
- a CDS encoding cytochrome c biogenesis protein CcdA, which produces MNEVPLALAAAAGALAVVNPCGFALLPVYASLLVVGEPPGRLTAVWRALGFSAAIIAGFVAVFGAFGLLVAPLAGAAQQHLPWVTIALGVLLMAAGGWLLAGRSLPFPALHLGQGRPVSRTFPSMALFGAGYALASLSCTVGPFLAIVVSSFSTGSAAAGLGLFAAYGVGMALVVGAVSLAVALARMSLAQWLRRTGRLVSRLAGGLLVVVGGYVAYYGWYEIRSRRAIVDDPVITVAATIQRWLAGFLDRLGVTGVFAAFAALLLVGLAVGWFRRRARPSS; this is translated from the coding sequence ATGAACGAGGTGCCGCTAGCGCTGGCCGCGGCGGCCGGTGCTCTGGCGGTAGTGAACCCGTGCGGGTTCGCACTGTTGCCGGTGTACGCGTCCCTGCTGGTGGTCGGTGAGCCGCCGGGCCGGCTCACCGCGGTGTGGCGCGCACTGGGGTTCAGCGCCGCGATTATCGCCGGGTTCGTCGCGGTGTTCGGCGCCTTCGGGCTGCTCGTCGCACCGTTGGCGGGCGCTGCGCAGCAGCACCTGCCGTGGGTGACGATCGCGCTCGGGGTGCTGCTGATGGCGGCCGGTGGCTGGCTGCTCGCTGGCCGGTCGCTGCCCTTCCCCGCGCTGCATCTCGGACAAGGGCGCCCAGTCAGCCGGACGTTCCCGTCGATGGCGCTGTTCGGTGCGGGGTATGCGTTGGCGTCGTTGAGTTGTACCGTCGGGCCGTTCCTGGCCATCGTGGTCTCCAGCTTCAGTACCGGCTCCGCCGCCGCCGGGCTCGGCCTGTTCGCCGCCTATGGCGTCGGCATGGCGCTCGTGGTCGGCGCGGTCTCCCTCGCTGTCGCGTTGGCGCGGATGTCACTGGCCCAGTGGCTGCGACGCACCGGGAGACTCGTGTCGCGGCTGGCCGGCGGTCTGTTGGTCGTGGTCGGCGGTTACGTCGCCTACTACGGCTGGTACGAGATCAGGTCGCGACGGGCCATCGTGGACGATCCGGTGATCACGGTCGCGGCGACGATCCAGCGCTGGCTCGCCGGCTTCCTCGATCGGCTCGGTGTCACCGGTGTGTTCGCCGCATTCGCCGCACTGTTGCTCGTCGGGTTGGCGGTGGGCTGGTTCCGCCGCCGCGCACGCCCCTCGAGTTGA
- a CDS encoding NrdH-redoxin, translated as MTISGHTEGTRQRVVEFYWRPGCPFCAMLRRGLVKTDLPLREVNIWSDPKAAARVRSVAGGNETVPTVFVGTVALVNPSVADVRAAVREQFPDLATAAEPRKLRWPWQRAR; from the coding sequence ATGACGATCAGCGGGCATACCGAGGGCACCAGGCAACGGGTGGTCGAGTTCTACTGGCGACCCGGCTGCCCGTTCTGTGCCATGCTTCGACGCGGCCTGGTCAAGACCGACCTGCCGCTACGGGAGGTCAACATCTGGTCCGACCCGAAGGCAGCTGCCCGGGTGCGCTCGGTGGCCGGCGGCAACGAGACGGTACCCACCGTCTTCGTCGGCACCGTCGCCCTGGTCAACCCCAGCGTCGCGGACGTCCGCGCCGCGGTCAGGGAACAGTTCCCCGACCTCGCCACCGCGGCGGAACCCCGCAAGCTCCGCTGGCCGTGGCAGCGTGCCAGGTGA
- a CDS encoding DUF427 domain-containing protein, producing MTVRARWNGVVLAESDETRMVEGNHYFPPASVRQECLAKTRLHTVCPWKGVASYYTVTVDGVSNKNAAWYYPRPFPLARKIKNYVAFHGDVEIVEMGES from the coding sequence ATGACGGTGCGAGCAAGGTGGAACGGCGTGGTGTTGGCGGAGAGCGACGAGACGCGGATGGTGGAGGGCAACCACTATTTTCCGCCGGCGTCGGTGCGGCAGGAGTGTCTCGCCAAGACCAGGCTGCATACCGTGTGTCCGTGGAAGGGCGTCGCGTCCTATTACACGGTCACCGTAGACGGTGTGTCGAACAAGAATGCCGCGTGGTACTACCCGAGGCCGTTCCCGCTGGCGCGGAAGATCAAGAACTACGTTGCGTTCCATGGTGACGTCGAGATCGTCGAAATGGGGGAGTCATGA
- a CDS encoding redoxin family protein yields the protein MVPAGDDDQRGGSVLQWVRWRLAVLLAVVILAGIGCGTGDSGSGAPASTGTPKKLDFTATTLDGKKFDGTTLAGKPAVLWFWALWCPTCGAQAPHVADLAEEYQGEVTFVGVAGLDDKPQMRKFVARTGVDGFTHLADDSGTVWKRFGITAQSTYVLLDAKGAVVQSGYLEDDELSKRVAKLARSR from the coding sequence ATAGTTCCAGCAGGCGACGATGATCAGCGTGGAGGCAGCGTGCTGCAATGGGTCCGATGGCGCCTGGCCGTGCTGCTCGCCGTGGTGATCCTGGCGGGCATCGGTTGCGGCACCGGTGACTCCGGCTCCGGCGCGCCCGCATCTACTGGAACGCCGAAGAAGCTCGACTTCACTGCGACGACGCTCGACGGCAAGAAGTTCGACGGCACAACGCTTGCGGGCAAGCCGGCGGTGCTGTGGTTCTGGGCGCTGTGGTGCCCCACCTGCGGGGCGCAGGCGCCGCACGTTGCCGACCTCGCGGAGGAGTACCAAGGCGAGGTCACCTTCGTCGGCGTCGCCGGACTCGACGACAAGCCGCAGATGAGGAAGTTCGTCGCACGCACCGGTGTCGACGGATTCACGCATCTCGCGGACGACTCCGGCACGGTGTGGAAACGGTTCGGCATCACGGCACAGAGCACCTACGTGCTGCTCGACGCCAAGGGCGCCGTCGTGCAGTCCGGCTACCTCGAGGACGACGAGCTGTCGAAGCGGGTGGCCAAGCTGGCGCGGTCGCGATGA